In Dehalococcoidia bacterium, a single window of DNA contains:
- a CDS encoding peptidylprolyl isomerase: MTIDPEKSYTATFVLENGTEFKVNLFADKAPKTVNNFVFLARDGFYDGVTFHRVIPGFMAQGGDPTGTGRGGPGYRFEDEFHPDLKHDRPGILSMANAGPNTNGSQFFITFVPTPHLDGAHAVFGVVSEGIDVVNEISTRDPATARTPGDAVTSIRIDES; the protein is encoded by the coding sequence ATGACAATAGATCCGGAGAAGTCTTACACCGCGACCTTCGTGTTGGAGAACGGCACCGAGTTCAAGGTCAACCTGTTCGCCGACAAGGCTCCCAAGACAGTAAACAACTTCGTCTTTCTGGCCAGAGATGGATTCTACGATGGTGTGACATTCCATCGGGTCATTCCCGGCTTCATGGCCCAGGGTGGGGATCCCACCGGCACCGGTCGCGGGGGGCCAGGATACAGGTTCGAAGATGAGTTCCATCCCGACCTCAAACACGACCGTCCCGGAATTCTGTCAATGGCCAACGCCGGTCCCAATACCAACGGCAGCCAGTTCTTCATCACCTTCGTGCCGACTCCTCACCTCGATGGCGCGCACGCTGTCTTTGGTGTGGTTTCAGAGGGCATTGACGTAGTCAACGAAATCTCCACCAGGGATCCCGCGACCGCGCGCACCCCAGGAGATGCTGTTACGTCCATCAGAATTGACGAGAGTTGA
- a CDS encoding PHP domain-containing protein, translating to MIIDIHTHTYPTSVDSFIDADELIEQAKSIGLDGVCITDHDGFWDHREVDDLSKRHNFLVLPGCEVTTEEGHLLVYGLRKYIFGMHRATFVKDKLDREEGAMVVAHPYRRTYRKGAHTSESAYHEMLERASRNHVFDMVDAVEVMNSRGLEEENAFSRDLAKWFDLPGTGASDAHKLEDIGTFATEFERRITCLDDLITELRAGRFSPVVLDSARNPVLSGAAL from the coding sequence TTGATAATAGACATCCATACTCACACCTACCCCACGTCTGTCGACAGCTTTATCGATGCTGATGAATTGATCGAGCAGGCCAAGAGCATCGGGCTCGACGGGGTTTGCATAACCGACCACGATGGCTTCTGGGACCATAGAGAAGTTGATGACCTCTCGAAGAGGCATAATTTCCTGGTCCTGCCGGGTTGTGAAGTGACGACCGAAGAGGGCCATCTGCTCGTCTATGGTCTTCGCAAGTACATCTTCGGAATGCACAGGGCAACCTTCGTAAAGGACAAGCTCGATAGGGAAGAGGGTGCGATGGTTGTTGCTCATCCCTACCGAAGGACGTACAGGAAGGGCGCGCATACAAGCGAGTCCGCGTACCACGAGATGCTCGAGCGAGCCTCGCGAAACCACGTCTTCGACATGGTCGACGCTGTCGAGGTGATGAACAGCCGTGGCCTGGAGGAAGAGAACGCCTTTAGCCGCGATCTGGCGAAGTGGTTCGACCTCCCGGGGACGGGAGCAAGCGATGCCCACAAACTGGAAGATATTGGTACATTTGCCACAGAGTTCGAGCGTCGGATTACCTGCCTCGACGACCTCATAACAGAGCTGCGAGCGGGACGGTTCAGTCCGGTAGTGCTGGATTCGGCCCGGAATCCTGTGCTCTCTGGAGCCGCCCTCTAG